The following proteins come from a genomic window of Chaetodon auriga isolate fChaAug3 chromosome 16, fChaAug3.hap1, whole genome shotgun sequence:
- the litafd gene encoding lITAF domain-containing protein, whose product MSADGKKEPPPYVIPVEGQGGDGVKVYHLHTPFTPPTTQESTSVSPVYTSGGGAFGAGLDSGDGKRKFVSYDTALGSTPGMTTCASCQQQVMTNVTYKAGTYAWLMCLLFICCGLVLCCCLIPFFMKNFKDAYHTCPRCNRVLHVEKKKCCK is encoded by the exons atgagtgcagatggaaaaaaagaacCACCTCCTTATGTCATACCAG TTGAAGGTCAGGGGGGGGATGGAGTGAAGGTTTACCACCTCCACACCCCATTCACACCTCCCACCACACAGGAAAGCACCAGCGTCTCGCCAG TGTACACCAGCGGAGGAGGCGCCTTTGGTGCAGGTCTGGACTCTGGAGACGGCAAAAGGAAGTTTGTGAGCTACGACACGGCGCTGGGGAGTACGCCCGGCATGACAACCTGTGCTTCCTGCCAGCAGCAGGTCATGACCAACGTCACCTACAAAGCAGGGACGTATGCCTGGCTGATGTGCTTACTCTTCATCTGCTGCGG gttagtgctgtgctgctgcctgatTCCTTTCTTCATGAAAAACTTCAAGGATGCGTACCACACCTGCCCCCGCTGCAACAGAGTCCTGCACGTCGAgaagaaaaaatgctgtaaatga